The Ovis canadensis isolate MfBH-ARS-UI-01 breed Bighorn chromosome 18, ARS-UI_OviCan_v2, whole genome shotgun sequence genome has a segment encoding these proteins:
- the CHRNA5 gene encoding neuronal acetylcholine receptor subunit alpha-5 isoform X2, protein MAAPALGRWVLGLGPLLLQFFLPFQLVAGRWGPEGAGGGVHGGLAEPSVVAKHEDSLFKNLFQDYERWVRPVEHLNDRIKIKFGLAISQLVDVDEKNQLMTTNVWLKQEWIDMKLRWNPDDYGGIKLIRVPSDSLWTPDIVLFDNADGRFEGASTKTVVRYDGTVTWTPPANYKSSCTIDVTFFPFDLQNCSMKFGSWTYDGSQVDIILEDQDVDKRDFFDNGEWEIVSATGSKGNRTDSCCWYPYITYSFVIKRLPLFYTLFLIIPCIGLSFLTVLVFYLPSNEGEKICLCTSVLVSLTVFLLVIEEIIPSSSKVIPLIGEYLVFTMIFVTLSIMVTVFAINIHHRSSSTHNAMAPWVRKIFLHKLPKLLCMRSHVDRYFSQKEETRSSRGPRSSRNTLEAALDSVRYITRHVVKENDVREHLG, encoded by the exons ATGGCTGCGCCGGCGTTGGGGCGCTGGGTCCTCGGCCTCGGGCCCCTCCTGCTCCAGTTCTTCCTCCCTTTCCAGCTGGTCGCAGGGCGCTGGGGTCCGGAGGGCGCGGGGGGCGGCGTGCACGGAG GATTAGCTGAACCATCCGTTGTTGCCAAACATGAAGATAGTTTGTTTAAGAATTTATTTCAAGACTACGAAAGATGGGTTCGTCCTGTGGAACACCTGAatgacagaataaaaataaagtttggcCTTGCAATATCTCAATTAGTGGATGTG gatGAGAAAAATCAGTTAATGACAACCAATGTCTGGTTGAAACAG gaGTGGATAGATATGAAATTAAGGTGGAACCCTGATGACTACGGTGGAATAAAACTTATACGTGTCCCTTCAGACTCTCTCTGGACTCCAGATATCGTTTTGTTTGATAA TGCAGATGGACGTTTTGAAGGGGCCAGTACCAAAACCGTCGTCAGGTACGACGGCACGGTGACCTGGACTCCACCGGCAAACTACAAAAGCTCATGTACCATCGACGTCACATTTTTCCCATTTGATCTGCAAAACTGTTCCATGAAATTTGGTTCTTGGACTTACGATGGATCACAGGTTGATATAATTTTGGAGGACCAAGATGTAGACAAGAGAGATTTTTTTGATAATGGAGAATGGGAAATTGTCAGCGCGACAGGGAGCAAGGGAAACAGAACCGACAGCTGTTGCTGGTATCCTTACATCACTTACTCATTTGTAATTAAGCGTCTGCCTCTCTTTTATACCTTGTTCCTCATTATACCCTGTATTGGGCTCTCATTTTTAACTGTACTTGTCTTCTATCTTCCTTCAAATGAAGGTGAAAAGATTTGTCTCTGCACGTCAGTACTTGTGTCTCTGACTGTCTTCCTTCTCGTTATTGAAGAGATCATACCCTCATCTTCCAAAGTCATACCTCTGATTGGAGAGTACCTGGTGTTCACGATGATTTTTGTGACGCTGTCTATCATGGTCACTGTCTTTGCCATCAACATTCATCACCGTTCTTCCTCAACGCACAATGCTATGGCTCCGTGGGTCCGCAAGATATTTCTTCACAAGCTACCGAAACTGCTTTGCATGCGAAGTCATGTAGATAGGTACTTCAGTCAGAAGGAGGAAACTCGGAGCAGCCGCGGACCCAGATCTTCTAGAAACACACTGGAAGCTGCACTGGATTCCGTTCGCTATATCACAAGACACGTCGTGAAGGAGAACGATGTCCGTGAG CATCTTGGATga
- the CHRNA5 gene encoding neuronal acetylcholine receptor subunit alpha-5 isoform X1 yields MAAPALGRWVLGLGPLLLQFFLPFQLVAGRWGPEGAGGGVHGGLAEPSVVAKHEDSLFKNLFQDYERWVRPVEHLNDRIKIKFGLAISQLVDVDEKNQLMTTNVWLKQEWIDMKLRWNPDDYGGIKLIRVPSDSLWTPDIVLFDNADGRFEGASTKTVVRYDGTVTWTPPANYKSSCTIDVTFFPFDLQNCSMKFGSWTYDGSQVDIILEDQDVDKRDFFDNGEWEIVSATGSKGNRTDSCCWYPYITYSFVIKRLPLFYTLFLIIPCIGLSFLTVLVFYLPSNEGEKICLCTSVLVSLTVFLLVIEEIIPSSSKVIPLIGEYLVFTMIFVTLSIMVTVFAINIHHRSSSTHNAMAPWVRKIFLHKLPKLLCMRSHVDRYFSQKEETRSSRGPRSSRNTLEAALDSVRYITRHVVKENDVREVVEDWKFIAQVLDRMFLWTFLLVSVVGSLGLFVPVIYKWANIIVPIHIGNENK; encoded by the exons ATGGCTGCGCCGGCGTTGGGGCGCTGGGTCCTCGGCCTCGGGCCCCTCCTGCTCCAGTTCTTCCTCCCTTTCCAGCTGGTCGCAGGGCGCTGGGGTCCGGAGGGCGCGGGGGGCGGCGTGCACGGAG GATTAGCTGAACCATCCGTTGTTGCCAAACATGAAGATAGTTTGTTTAAGAATTTATTTCAAGACTACGAAAGATGGGTTCGTCCTGTGGAACACCTGAatgacagaataaaaataaagtttggcCTTGCAATATCTCAATTAGTGGATGTG gatGAGAAAAATCAGTTAATGACAACCAATGTCTGGTTGAAACAG gaGTGGATAGATATGAAATTAAGGTGGAACCCTGATGACTACGGTGGAATAAAACTTATACGTGTCCCTTCAGACTCTCTCTGGACTCCAGATATCGTTTTGTTTGATAA TGCAGATGGACGTTTTGAAGGGGCCAGTACCAAAACCGTCGTCAGGTACGACGGCACGGTGACCTGGACTCCACCGGCAAACTACAAAAGCTCATGTACCATCGACGTCACATTTTTCCCATTTGATCTGCAAAACTGTTCCATGAAATTTGGTTCTTGGACTTACGATGGATCACAGGTTGATATAATTTTGGAGGACCAAGATGTAGACAAGAGAGATTTTTTTGATAATGGAGAATGGGAAATTGTCAGCGCGACAGGGAGCAAGGGAAACAGAACCGACAGCTGTTGCTGGTATCCTTACATCACTTACTCATTTGTAATTAAGCGTCTGCCTCTCTTTTATACCTTGTTCCTCATTATACCCTGTATTGGGCTCTCATTTTTAACTGTACTTGTCTTCTATCTTCCTTCAAATGAAGGTGAAAAGATTTGTCTCTGCACGTCAGTACTTGTGTCTCTGACTGTCTTCCTTCTCGTTATTGAAGAGATCATACCCTCATCTTCCAAAGTCATACCTCTGATTGGAGAGTACCTGGTGTTCACGATGATTTTTGTGACGCTGTCTATCATGGTCACTGTCTTTGCCATCAACATTCATCACCGTTCTTCCTCAACGCACAATGCTATGGCTCCGTGGGTCCGCAAGATATTTCTTCACAAGCTACCGAAACTGCTTTGCATGCGAAGTCATGTAGATAGGTACTTCAGTCAGAAGGAGGAAACTCGGAGCAGCCGCGGACCCAGATCTTCTAGAAACACACTGGAAGCTGCACTGGATTCCGTTCGCTATATCACAAGACACGTCGTGAAGGAGAACGATGTCCGTGAG GTTGTTGAAGATTGGAAATTCATAGCCCAGGTTCTTGATCGGATGTTTCTGTGGACTTTTCTCCTGGTTTCAGTTGTTGGATCTCTTGGGCTTTTTGTTCCTGTTATCTATAAATGGGCAAATATAATAGTACCAATTCatattggaaatgaaaataagtGA